A part of Streptomyces sp. DSM 40750 genomic DNA contains:
- a CDS encoding DUF3566 domain-containing protein — MSGATGAGSSGTSAGTSTGSEADGGGRGSAARAMDTHTTQLKAIKPSTTDSASPSPDGHASQGGTVTDTRGPQTQPPAPGGPAAAPGGPGRQSPAQPQAQTPAGGSALPGERQAQQQSGPYHPPQAYQPAPEGSSRKPRTGARTTPRTRKARLRVAKADPWSVMKVSFLLSIALGICTVVAAAVLWMVMNAMGVFSTVGATISEATGSNESNGFDLQSFLSLPNVLIFTTIIAVIDVVLATALATLGAFIYNLSAGFVGGIELTLAEDE, encoded by the coding sequence GTGAGCGGAGCCACGGGCGCCGGGTCGTCCGGTACTTCGGCCGGCACTTCGACCGGGTCGGAAGCGGACGGCGGCGGCCGTGGCTCCGCCGCGCGTGCGATGGACACGCACACGACCCAACTGAAAGCGATCAAGCCGAGCACGACCGACTCGGCCTCGCCCTCGCCCGATGGGCATGCATCCCAGGGGGGAACTGTGACGGACACCCGTGGTCCGCAGACCCAGCCGCCCGCGCCGGGCGGCCCGGCCGCGGCTCCGGGCGGGCCCGGCCGCCAGTCTCCGGCGCAGCCCCAGGCCCAGACCCCGGCCGGTGGCTCCGCGCTCCCCGGGGAGCGGCAGGCGCAGCAGCAGTCGGGGCCGTACCACCCGCCGCAGGCCTACCAGCCGGCTCCGGAGGGTTCGTCCCGCAAGCCGCGCACGGGGGCCCGTACGACGCCTCGTACGCGCAAGGCGCGGCTGCGTGTGGCCAAGGCCGATCCGTGGTCCGTGATGAAGGTCAGCTTCCTGCTCTCCATCGCCCTCGGCATCTGCACGGTCGTCGCGGCCGCGGTGCTGTGGATGGTCATGAACGCGATGGGCGTCTTCTCCACGGTCGGCGCAACCATCTCCGAGGCCACCGGCTCGAACGAGTCCAACGGATTCGACCTTCAGTCGTTCCTGTCGCTGCCCAATGTGCTGATCTTCACCACGATCATCGCGGTCATCGATGTCGTCCTCGCCACCGCCCTCGCCACCCTCGGCGCCTTCATCTACAACCTCTCCGCGGGCTTCGTCGGCGGTATCGAGCTGACGCTCGCCGAGGACGAGTGA
- a CDS encoding DUF6344 domain-containing protein, whose protein sequence is MAQNKVMKLWTAIVIAFLALWTALGLTATTVSAAVPQTETTRNCTAPTTTRAMSLPARPHDRALPPTMKQRIRAEAHGSSPSCRHRTALDTAADTATKVTGPASAPDAPLPQADQPIPPLQR, encoded by the coding sequence ATGGCCCAGAACAAGGTCATGAAGCTGTGGACCGCCATCGTCATCGCCTTCCTCGCGCTGTGGACGGCGCTCGGACTCACCGCGACCACGGTCTCCGCCGCGGTACCGCAGACCGAGACCACCCGCAACTGCACGGCACCCACGACGACGCGGGCCATGTCCCTCCCGGCCCGGCCCCACGACCGGGCCCTGCCCCCCACGATGAAGCAACGCATCCGCGCCGAGGCCCACGGCTCCTCACCCTCCTGCCGCCACCGCACGGCCCTCGATACGGCCGCGGACACCGCCACGAAGGTCACCGGCCCGGCCTCCGCCCCGGACGCACCTCTCCCACAAGCCGATCAGCCCATCCCGCCCCTCCAGCGCTGA
- a CDS encoding DLW-39 family protein codes for MKKLLLVALAAIGGLLVYRQIQADRAEQDLWTEATDSVPTGS; via the coding sequence GTGAAGAAGCTTCTCCTGGTCGCACTGGCCGCCATCGGCGGGCTCCTCGTGTACCGCCAGATCCAGGCGGATCGCGCCGAGCAGGATCTGTGGACGGAGGCGACTGACTCCGTGCCCACGGGTTCGTGA